A genomic window from Solanum stenotomum isolate F172 chromosome 10, ASM1918654v1, whole genome shotgun sequence includes:
- the LOC125842915 gene encoding uncharacterized protein LOC125842915, producing the protein MEKQFKLLKKSAVKTIKNIHGDIYDCVDFYKQHAFDHPLLKNHNFYPQMKPTLVRTKQNSENSSTSLSSRIWLKGKGYPPGTAPIRRITKEDLIRHRNMPSPEDATFHAQLIATNNTSELEGIYKSSQGYKVAIARAGNNPKSKFAGAEMTTSLWNPLVSDKQHSACRLKIQKGYDIVQVGWRVDPTLYGDMQTRLYIHFQAGNQQCFNTLCPGFVVVNTQIPVDTTFSGMSHRGDEASWEETMAITKDPANGNWWLYLEKNHIQIGFWPQEIFTNLASFASNVEWGGVVYSPPGVPEPPMGSSYLPIGKTGYDAYCRGLTIINDKGETIDVDRVITHVDSPNLYQIMDVPHLRPGKYQHFVLYGGPGEKAQVQIS; encoded by the exons ATGGAGAAACAAtttaaacttttgaaaaaatcagCAGTGAAAACAATTAAG AATATACATGGAGATATATATGATTGCGTGGATTTCTATAAACAACATGCATTTGATCATCCGTTACTTAAGAATCATAATTTTTATCCCCAG ATGAAACCTACTTTAGTGAGAACAAAGCAAAATTCAGAAAACTCATCAACTAGTCTATCATCAAGGATATGGTTAAAAGGTAAAGGTTATCCTCCTGGAACAGCTCCAATTAGAAGAATTACCAAAGAAGACCTTATCAGACATAGAAATATGCCTTCACCAGAAGATGCCACATTTCATGCCCAATTAATTGCG ACTAACAACACTAGTGAGCTTGAAGGAATATACAAATCTTCACAAGGATACAAG GTTGCAATAGCTCGGGCTGGAAATAATCCAAAAAGCAAGTTTGCAGGAGCTGAAATGACAACTAGCCTATGGAATCCTTTAGTTAGCGATAAGCAACATAGTGCATGTcgattaaaaattcaaaaaggatATGATATTGTACAAGTTGGTTGGAGA GTGGACCCAACACTCTACGGGGATATGCAAACTAGGCTATATATACATTTTCaa GCTGGTAATCAACAATGTTTCAATACATTATGTCCTGGTTTTGTTGTAGTGAATACCCAGATACCTGTTGATACGACATTCAGTGGTATGTCACACCGTGGAGATGAAGCTTCATGGGAAGAGACAATGGCTATCACCAAG GATCCAGCCAACGGAAACTGGTGGCTATATcttgaaaaaaatcatatacaGATTGGTTTTTGGCCTCAAGAAATCTTTACCAACTTGGCTAGTTTTGCGTCGAATGTTGAATGGGGAGGAGTGGTATACAGTCCACCAGGTGTACCTGAACCTCCGATGGGGTCTAGCTATCTTCCCATTGGAAAAACTGGTTATGATGCTTATTGTAGGGGACTTACCATTATAAATGATAAAGGTGAGACCATAGACGTAGATAGAGTAATAACACATGTCGACAGTCctaatttatatcaaattatggACGTACCGCATCTCAGGCCTGGAAAGTATCAGCATTTTGTACTCTATGGAGGACCTGGTGAGAAAGCACAAGTGCAGATCTCGTAA